The Flavobacterium jumunjinense genome includes a region encoding these proteins:
- the trpC gene encoding indole-3-glycerol phosphate synthase TrpC, with the protein MNILDKIIIDKKREVELKKSIIPVSQLESSVLFNGRTLSMSKLLKNSLSGIITEHKRRSPSKPTINNSHSVEDVVLGYQNAGACGISVLTDGKYFGGSLDDLIIAKASVNIPLLRKEFIVDEYQILEAKAHGADVILLIAAVLTHQEIKQLSEFAQSLALEVLLEVHNLEELEKSIMPSLDMIGVNNRNLKTFDVSLDYSKELAKQIPDEFVKVSESGISTVEAVKDLQQYGYQGFLMGEHFMRTENPGKFAKDFINKTIT; encoded by the coding sequence ATGAACATCCTAGATAAAATCATTATAGATAAGAAAAGAGAAGTTGAACTTAAAAAATCAATTATTCCAGTTTCTCAACTCGAATCCTCAGTATTATTCAATGGTCGAACGCTTTCAATGAGTAAATTGTTAAAAAATAGTCTATCGGGTATAATTACTGAACATAAAAGACGTTCTCCATCTAAACCAACTATAAATAATAGTCATTCAGTTGAAGATGTAGTCTTAGGCTATCAAAATGCTGGCGCGTGTGGGATTTCTGTATTAACAGATGGAAAATATTTTGGTGGTTCTTTAGATGATTTAATAATAGCTAAAGCATCTGTAAATATCCCTTTGTTAAGAAAAGAATTTATAGTTGATGAGTATCAAATTTTAGAAGCGAAAGCACATGGTGCTGATGTGATTTTACTTATTGCAGCAGTATTAACACATCAAGAAATTAAACAACTATCTGAGTTTGCTCAAAGTTTAGCTTTAGAAGTACTTTTAGAAGTTCATAATTTAGAAGAATTAGAAAAATCTATCATGCCAAGCTTAGACATGATTGGTGTAAATAATAGGAATTTAAAAACATTTGATGTAAGTTTAGATTACAGTAAAGAATTAGCGAAACAAATTCCAGACGAATTTGTAAAAGTTTCAGAAAGTGGTATTAGTACTGTTGAAGCTGTTAAAGACTTACAGCAATATGGATATCAAGGGTTTCTTATGGGAGAACATTTCATGAGAACAGAAAACCCTGGTAAATTTGCAAAAGATTTTATTAATAAAACTATAACATAA
- the trpD gene encoding anthranilate phosphoribosyltransferase: MKTILNRLINHEILSKSEAKEVLVNISSGNYNHNQIAAFLTVYMMRSITIEELSGFREALLELCIPIDFSDYNTIDLCGTGGDGKDTFNISTLASFIVAGAGIKVAKHGNYGVSSISGSSNVMEKMGVKFTNESDFLTKSIEETNIAILHAPLFHPAMKNVAPIRKELGVKTFFNMLGPMVNPSFPKNQMVGVFSLELARMYAYLYQNTNTNYSILHGLSGFDEVSLTDDVKIISNLSENILNPSDFKLPLINLEKIKGGNTVDESAQIFHTVISGKGNIEQNNVVCVNAAIAIKTVENSSYEDALAKAQESLASGKAFEKLNKLISISQ, from the coding sequence ATGAAAACAATATTAAACCGACTCATAAATCACGAAATACTTTCTAAATCTGAAGCGAAAGAAGTATTAGTAAACATATCCTCTGGAAACTATAACCATAATCAAATTGCTGCTTTTCTTACTGTTTATATGATGCGAAGCATAACCATTGAGGAGCTATCTGGTTTTAGAGAAGCTTTGTTAGAATTATGTATTCCAATAGATTTTTCTGACTATAACACAATAGATTTATGTGGTACAGGTGGAGATGGAAAAGATACTTTTAATATTTCTACTTTAGCTTCATTCATTGTTGCTGGTGCTGGAATAAAAGTTGCAAAACATGGGAATTATGGTGTTTCATCTATTTCCGGGTCTAGTAATGTAATGGAGAAAATGGGAGTAAAATTTACAAATGAAAGTGATTTTCTAACAAAGTCTATAGAAGAAACAAATATTGCAATACTTCATGCACCATTATTTCATCCAGCAATGAAAAATGTAGCTCCAATACGTAAGGAACTTGGAGTAAAAACTTTTTTTAACATGCTAGGTCCAATGGTAAACCCTTCCTTTCCAAAAAATCAAATGGTTGGCGTTTTTAGTTTAGAATTGGCTAGAATGTATGCATATTTATACCAGAATACAAACACAAACTATAGTATTTTACATGGTTTAAGTGGTTTTGATGAAGTGTCTTTAACGGATGATGTGAAAATAATTTCAAATTTATCTGAAAACATACTAAATCCAAGTGATTTCAAGTTACCACTCATAAATTTAGAAAAAATTAAAGGTGGAAATACTGTTGATGAGTCTGCACAAATTTTTCATACCGTAATTTCCGGTAAAGGAAATATTGAACAGAACAACGTAGTCTGTGTTAATGCTGCTATAGCAATTAAAACGGTTGAAAATTCAAGTTATGAAGATGCATTAGCAAAAGCACAAGAAAGTCTAGCTAGTGGTAAAGCTTTTGAAAAACTAAATAAATTAATATCAATAAGCCAATAA
- a CDS encoding anthranilate synthase component II, translating into MKIVVIDNYDSFTYNLVHYLEDLNAEVTVFRNDEFELEELEKYDKIVLSPGPGIPDEAGLLKAVIKKYASSKSMLGVCLGQQAIAEVFGGQLINLEKVYHGVATKVTKSIDDTLFKNIPDTIEVGRYHSWVVDTENFPHDTLEITSVDENGQIMSLRHREYDVKGVQYHPESVLTPYGKQILENWLNN; encoded by the coding sequence ATGAAAATAGTAGTAATAGATAATTATGATAGTTTTACCTATAACTTGGTACATTATTTAGAAGATCTTAACGCAGAAGTTACCGTTTTCCGTAATGATGAATTTGAATTAGAAGAGTTAGAGAAATACGATAAAATAGTACTTTCTCCTGGACCAGGAATTCCAGATGAAGCAGGCTTATTAAAAGCTGTCATTAAAAAATATGCATCATCAAAAAGTATGCTTGGTGTTTGTCTTGGCCAGCAAGCAATTGCAGAAGTTTTTGGTGGACAATTAATTAACCTAGAAAAGGTATATCATGGAGTTGCAACAAAAGTAACCAAAAGTATCGATGATACCTTGTTTAAAAACATTCCAGATACAATAGAAGTTGGGCGATATCATTCTTGGGTTGTTGATACTGAAAATTTTCCGCACGATACATTAGAAATTACTTCTGTTGATGAAAATGGGCAAATAATGTCTTTAAGACATCGAGAATATGATGTTAAAGGTGTTCAATATCATCCGGAAAGTGTTTTAACACCTTATGGAAAACAAATTTTAGAAAATTGGCTTAATAATTAG
- a CDS encoding anthranilate synthase component I family protein gives MKTYKLHTSHKQILADTITPVSIYLKIRDRFPNSILLESSDYHANDNTFSYICFNPIASFKVENQKIETTFPNNYSEIIPIDKSVNIVNELGNFSKQFIADESKFKFINNGLFGYISYDAIQHFESITIAEKSQENKIPEIYYAIYQNIIAINHFKNEAYIFCHSIDNSDNTDEIHQLLQSKNFASFSFTKSGDGYSNLTDNQFKDYVSLAKKHCHRGDVFQLVLSRRFSQPFKGDEFNVYRALRSINPSPYLFYFDYGNFKIFGSSPEAQLVIKDKNAEIHPIAGTFKRTGNDEKDAELAKKLGEDAKENSEHVMLVDLARNDLSRSCNNVQVENYKEVQFFSHVIHLVSKVTGKLKDNENFMNLVARTFPAGTLSGAPKYKAMELIESIETTNRGLYGGAIGFMDFEGNFNHAIMIRSFLSKNHELHFQAGAGIVENSLEENETQEVYNKLGALQNALDLAETI, from the coding sequence ATGAAAACATATAAACTACACACTTCACACAAACAAATATTAGCAGATACTATAACACCTGTTAGTATTTATTTAAAAATAAGAGATCGATTTCCAAATAGTATTTTACTTGAAAGTAGCGATTATCATGCAAACGATAATACGTTTTCATACATTTGCTTTAATCCTATTGCATCGTTCAAAGTAGAGAATCAAAAGATTGAAACAACTTTTCCAAATAACTATTCTGAAATTATTCCAATTGATAAATCTGTAAATATTGTTAATGAATTAGGAAATTTTTCTAAACAATTCATAGCTGATGAATCTAAATTTAAATTTATTAATAACGGTCTATTTGGTTATATATCATATGATGCTATACAACATTTTGAAAGCATTACTATAGCCGAAAAGTCACAAGAAAATAAAATCCCAGAAATATATTACGCTATCTATCAAAATATTATTGCTATCAATCATTTCAAAAATGAAGCCTACATATTTTGTCATAGCATAGATAACTCAGATAATACCGATGAGATTCATCAACTACTTCAATCCAAAAATTTTGCTTCTTTTTCATTTACTAAATCAGGAGACGGTTATTCCAACTTAACCGATAATCAATTTAAAGATTATGTGAGTTTAGCTAAAAAACACTGTCATCGTGGTGATGTTTTTCAATTGGTATTGTCTCGTCGATTTTCACAACCATTTAAAGGAGACGAATTCAATGTTTATAGAGCTTTAAGAAGTATCAACCCATCTCCTTACCTATTCTATTTTGATTATGGAAATTTTAAAATTTTCGGTTCTTCACCAGAAGCTCAATTAGTAATTAAAGATAAAAATGCAGAAATTCATCCTATTGCTGGAACATTTAAACGTACTGGAAACGATGAAAAAGATGCTGAATTAGCAAAGAAATTAGGTGAAGATGCAAAAGAAAATAGTGAGCATGTAATGCTAGTTGACTTGGCTCGTAATGATTTAAGTAGAAGCTGCAATAATGTTCAAGTTGAAAATTATAAAGAAGTACAATTCTTTTCACACGTAATACATTTAGTTTCTAAAGTAACTGGAAAACTGAAGGATAATGAGAATTTCATGAATTTAGTAGCTCGAACATTTCCAGCAGGAACTTTAAGTGGTGCTCCAAAATACAAAGCAATGGAATTAATTGAAAGTATTGAAACAACCAATAGAGGACTTTATGGTGGTGCAATTGGATTTATGGATTTTGAAGGAAATTTTAATCATGCTATAATGATACGTAGTTTTTTAAGTAAAAATCATGAACTACATTTTCAAGCTGGTGCTGGAATTGTAGAAAACTCTTTAGAAGAAAACGAAACGCAAGAAGTATACAATAAATTAGGAGCTTTACAAAACGCTTTAGATTTAGCTGAAACAATATAA
- a CDS encoding YceI family protein produces MKNLKTAALAVIALVTFSINAQTTKKVDVAKSKVEWLGKKVTGQHNGDIKLKEGALVFKGDKLAGGNFTVDMTTINTTDLTGGYKDKLDGHLKSDDFFGVAKFPTAKLVFKTVTDKGNNVTTVTADLTIKGKTNPVTFDITVNGNTATTKVIVDRAKYDIKYGSGSFFDDLGDKTIYDEFELDVTLNF; encoded by the coding sequence ATGAAAAATTTAAAAACAGCTGCATTAGCAGTAATTGCATTAGTTACTTTCTCTATTAACGCTCAAACAACTAAAAAAGTTGATGTTGCAAAAAGTAAAGTAGAATGGTTAGGAAAAAAAGTAACAGGTCAGCACAATGGAGACATCAAGTTAAAAGAGGGTGCTTTAGTATTCAAAGGTGATAAATTAGCGGGTGGAAATTTTACTGTAGATATGACTACAATTAATACTACTGATTTAACAGGAGGTTACAAAGATAAATTAGACGGACATTTAAAATCTGATGATTTCTTTGGTGTAGCAAAATTCCCAACAGCTAAATTAGTTTTCAAAACAGTTACAGATAAAGGAAATAATGTTACAACTGTTACTGCTGATCTAACAATAAAAGGAAAAACAAACCCTGTTACATTTGATATTACAGTAAATGGAAATACTGCTACTACAAAAGTAATTGTTGATAGAGCTAAATATGATATTAAATACGGTTCTGGTTCTTTCTTTGATGATCTTGGAGACAAAACTATTTATGATGAATTTGAATTAGATGTTACATTAAACTTCTAA
- a CDS encoding NAD(P)H-dependent oxidoreductase — protein sequence MSTFLESQNWRYATKKFDNTKKITNDDLENLKEAIRLSTSSYGLQPYQVLIIENPEVRAQLQPASWGQTQIVDASHLFVFANIVDIQENHIDDYLNNMAKTRNLKLEDLKGYSDFMKSKIIPLPKESKAIWASKQTYLAIANLMNAAADLKIDVTPMEGFEPEKYNDILGLNELGLNASLVATVGYRHEEDATQHFLKVRKPNEELFKTI from the coding sequence ATGAGTACATTTTTAGAAAGTCAGAATTGGAGATATGCAACTAAGAAATTTGATAATACCAAAAAAATCACAAATGATGATTTAGAAAATCTAAAAGAAGCAATACGTTTGAGTACATCTTCTTATGGATTGCAACCGTATCAAGTTTTAATTATTGAAAATCCAGAAGTAAGAGCGCAATTACAGCCTGCATCTTGGGGACAAACACAAATTGTCGATGCCTCTCACCTATTTGTTTTTGCAAACATTGTTGATATTCAAGAAAATCATATAGATGATTACTTAAACAATATGGCAAAAACAAGAAATTTAAAATTGGAAGATTTAAAAGGATATAGTGATTTTATGAAATCTAAAATCATTCCACTTCCTAAAGAATCAAAAGCAATTTGGGCTTCAAAACAAACCTATTTAGCTATAGCAAACTTAATGAATGCTGCTGCAGATTTAAAGATCGATGTTACTCCTATGGAAGGTTTTGAACCAGAAAAATATAACGATATTTTAGGACTTAACGAATTAGGCTTGAATGCATCATTAGTTGCAACAGTCGGATACCGTCATGAAGAAGACGCTACACAACATTTTCTAAAAGTTCGCAAACCAAACGAAGAATTATTTAAAACAATCTAA
- a CDS encoding MarR family winged helix-turn-helix transcriptional regulator: protein MNIEQEIKSTVKLSITKKVMLNLTFTRNFIGDKFHELLKPYEISSEQYNVLRILRGQKGKPLNMQDILSRMVTKSSNTTRLIDKLLLKEMVERNICPNNRRKIEVKITEKGLKTLTELDPKIEDHDSIFTKNLTNEELEQLNNLLEKLREI from the coding sequence ATGAATATTGAACAAGAAATAAAAAGTACTGTCAAACTAAGTATAACCAAAAAAGTAATGCTAAATTTAACTTTTACAAGAAATTTCATTGGAGACAAATTTCATGAACTGTTAAAACCCTATGAAATATCGAGTGAACAATATAATGTTCTCAGAATTTTGAGAGGTCAAAAAGGAAAACCATTAAACATGCAAGACATTCTTTCAAGAATGGTTACAAAAAGTAGTAACACAACACGTTTAATTGATAAACTTCTTTTGAAAGAAATGGTAGAGCGAAATATTTGTCCAAATAATAGAAGAAAAATCGAAGTGAAAATTACAGAAAAGGGATTAAAAACACTCACTGAGTTAGATCCAAAAATTGAAGATCATGACTCTATTTTTACAAAGAATTTAACCAACGAAGAATTAGAACAATTAAATAATTTATTAGAAAAACTTAGAGAAATATAA
- a CDS encoding TlpA disulfide reductase family protein, protein MRYLYSLLLFSILSFAQSTDTANKAHEIEGVRVESYDYNGFEKFLKFNDETTYIINFWATWCAPCIKELPYFEEIGAKYKSKKVKVILVSLDFPKQVEKSLIPFIKRKKLESMVIHLDDPDANSWIEKVDSNWSGAIPATIIYNKNDSKFYEQSFTFETLEIELKKMLNQ, encoded by the coding sequence ATGAGATATTTATATAGTTTACTGCTTTTTTCTATTCTATCATTTGCTCAAAGTACAGATACTGCCAATAAAGCTCATGAAATAGAGGGAGTTAGAGTAGAATCATATGATTATAATGGATTTGAAAAGTTTTTAAAATTTAACGATGAGACAACATATATTATTAACTTTTGGGCAACATGGTGTGCACCATGTATTAAAGAGTTACCTTATTTTGAAGAAATAGGAGCGAAGTATAAAAGTAAAAAAGTAAAAGTAATATTGGTAAGCTTAGATTTCCCTAAACAAGTTGAAAAATCTTTAATTCCATTTATTAAAAGAAAGAAATTAGAATCGATGGTAATTCATCTAGATGACCCTGATGCTAATTCTTGGATAGAAAAAGTCGATTCTAATTGGTCTGGTGCCATTCCAGCTACAATTATTTATAATAAAAATGATTCAAAGTTTTATGAACAGTCATTTACTTTTGAAACCTTAGAAATTGAATTAAAAAAAATGTTAAACCAATAA
- a CDS encoding thioredoxin family protein — protein MKVFKVFFSGLVLVIISAFTVNEITSGYEINDIATDFKLKNIDNKFVSLKDYKEAKGFIVVFTCNHCPYAVAYEDRIIALDKKYKKLGYPVIAINPNNPEVQEKDSFELMKVRAKEKGFTFPYLFDEGQKIYPQYGATKTPHVYILEKTKQGNQVKYIGAIDDNHSDASAVKVKYVENAVDALLENKEVAVKMTKAIGCSIKG, from the coding sequence ATGAAAGTATTTAAAGTTTTTTTTTCAGGATTAGTATTAGTTATAATTAGTGCATTTACAGTTAATGAAATAACTTCTGGTTATGAGATTAATGATATTGCTACAGATTTTAAGCTTAAGAATATAGATAATAAGTTTGTTTCTTTAAAAGACTATAAAGAAGCAAAAGGGTTTATTGTTGTTTTCACGTGTAATCATTGCCCATATGCCGTTGCTTATGAAGATCGAATTATTGCTTTGGACAAAAAGTATAAAAAACTAGGGTACCCCGTAATTGCAATTAATCCAAATAATCCAGAGGTTCAAGAAAAAGATAGTTTTGAATTAATGAAAGTGAGAGCCAAAGAAAAAGGTTTTACTTTTCCTTATTTATTTGATGAAGGACAGAAAATTTATCCACAATATGGAGCAACAAAAACACCACATGTATATATATTGGAAAAAACAAAACAAGGAAATCAGGTAAAATATATAGGTGCAATTGATGATAACCATTCAGATGCTTCTGCTGTTAAAGTTAAATATGTAGAAAATGCTGTTGATGCTTTGTTAGAAAATAAGGAAGTTGCTGTAAAAATGACCAAAGCTATTGGATGTTCAATTAAAGGATAG
- a CDS encoding rhodanese-like domain-containing protein, which translates to MNLDQQNWWSKFLTDEKGVILDVRTSDEVNRGKIPGSINIDIFKGQGFIYEVEELDKNKNYYVYCAAGARSANACNIMKELGFENAYNLVGGFSEWTGPTE; encoded by the coding sequence ATGAATTTAGATCAACAAAACTGGTGGAGTAAATTTCTAACCGATGAAAAAGGAGTGATATTAGATGTACGCACCTCAGACGAAGTGAATAGAGGTAAGATTCCAGGATCAATTAATATTGATATTTTCAAAGGACAAGGCTTTATCTACGAAGTAGAAGAATTGGATAAAAACAAAAATTACTATGTGTATTGTGCTGCAGGAGCAAGAAGTGCTAATGCGTGTAATATTATGAAGGAATTAGGTTTTGAAAATGCTTATAATTTAGTAGGCGGTTTTTCAGAATGGACTGGACCAACAGAATAA
- a CDS encoding endonuclease, with the protein MKNKITLLSIFSFISIFAQIPPGYYDSATGSGYTLKTQLYNIINNHNDQGYDSFDAFTATNDLDLYYENDNSTILDIYSENPSGTDPYNYTPITDECGNYNGEGVCYNKEHVIPQSIFSQNNPMRGDAHHLLPTDGRVNGFRSNYPFGYVGSNLVSQSGISNPTMNGSKLGNNINTGLFSGYTGNVFEPIDEFKGDIARIYFYFITRYETQVTNWNYSMFNGTSTQVLTDTFLYTLLDWHLNDPVSQKEINRNNAIYTYQNNRNPFIDHPEYACQVWSSHCNTLSSTDFALNENTTIYPNPSTNGIFTVSSTENLDTITVYNINGQIIERIQYSNVNVINNSTYTISNLSSGFYLVEITSNNKKAIKKIIVN; encoded by the coding sequence ATGAAGAACAAAATTACTTTGCTATCAATTTTTAGTTTTATTTCAATTTTTGCTCAAATACCACCTGGTTATTATGATTCAGCCACAGGTTCAGGTTATACATTGAAAACACAATTATACAATATTATAAATAATCATAATGATCAAGGCTATGATTCATTTGATGCATTTACTGCAACAAACGATTTGGATTTATATTATGAAAATGACAATAGCACTATTTTAGATATTTATTCTGAAAACCCAAGCGGAACAGATCCTTATAATTATACACCTATTACAGATGAATGTGGAAATTATAATGGTGAAGGTGTTTGTTATAATAAAGAACACGTTATTCCACAGTCTATCTTTAGTCAAAATAATCCAATGAGAGGTGACGCACACCATTTGTTACCAACTGATGGTCGTGTGAACGGCTTTAGAAGTAATTATCCTTTTGGGTATGTTGGTAGTAATTTAGTTTCACAATCTGGAATTTCAAATCCGACCATGAATGGATCAAAACTAGGAAATAATATAAATACTGGATTATTTTCAGGATATACTGGAAATGTTTTCGAACCAATTGATGAGTTTAAAGGAGATATTGCTCGTATTTATTTCTATTTTATAACACGATATGAAACTCAAGTAACAAATTGGAATTACTCAATGTTTAACGGAACATCTACCCAAGTTTTAACCGATACTTTTTTATATACTCTTTTAGATTGGCATCTTAACGATCCTGTTTCTCAAAAAGAAATTAATCGTAATAATGCTATTTATACATATCAGAATAATAGAAACCCTTTCATTGACCATCCAGAATATGCTTGCCAAGTTTGGTCTAGTCACTGCAACACATTGAGCTCAACAGACTTTGCATTGAATGAAAATACAACTATTTATCCAAATCCATCAACAAATGGAATATTTACAGTTTCAAGTACAGAAAATTTAGATACTATTACTGTTTATAATATCAATGGACAAATTATAGAAAGAATTCAATACTCTAATGTAAATGTAATTAACAATTCAACTTATACAATTTCAAACCTTTCAAGTGGTTTTTATTTAGTTGAAATTACATCAAACAATAAGAAAGCAATTAAGAAAATTATAGTTAATTAA
- a CDS encoding RsmB/NOP family class I SAM-dependent RNA methyltransferase, whose translation MRLHRNLVFTVIDSLLAIFNEGEYADKVVARALKKDKRWGSSDRKFVAETIYEIVRWKRLYAEIAEVGEPYDRDNIWRMFAVWATLRGIQLPDWKYFENTPARKIKGRFDELSRIRRFKESIPDWMDELCVKELGEEVWTKELEAQNKQADVILRVNTLKTTKAKLKAILMDLNIETVVSNDHPDALVLKERANVFMTDIFKQGYFEVQDASSQLVAYFLDVKPGMRVVDTCAGAGGKTLHMASLMENKGQLIAMDIYESKLKQLKLRAKRNGVHNVEFRVIDSTKVIKKLHEKADRVLIDAPCSGLGVMKRNPDSKWKLQPEFIDNIKKVQAEVLQSYSRIVKPGGKMVYATCSVLPSENEEQVKHFLSTEAGKNFNFVKERKVLAHQSGFDGFYMALLERKG comes from the coding sequence ATGAGATTACATAGAAACTTAGTATTTACTGTTATAGATTCTTTACTTGCAATTTTTAATGAAGGTGAGTATGCAGATAAAGTTGTCGCAAGGGCTTTAAAGAAAGACAAACGCTGGGGAAGTAGCGATAGAAAATTTGTAGCAGAAACAATTTATGAAATTGTACGCTGGAAAAGATTATATGCTGAGATAGCAGAAGTTGGAGAACCATACGATAGAGATAATATATGGAGAATGTTTGCAGTTTGGGCCACTTTAAGAGGAATTCAATTGCCAGATTGGAAATATTTTGAAAATACACCTGCTAGAAAAATAAAAGGAAGATTTGATGAATTATCTAGAATACGAAGATTCAAAGAATCAATTCCTGATTGGATGGACGAACTTTGTGTTAAAGAACTTGGAGAAGAAGTTTGGACAAAAGAACTAGAAGCACAAAACAAACAAGCTGATGTTATTTTAAGAGTGAACACCTTAAAAACTACAAAAGCAAAGCTAAAGGCAATCTTAATGGATTTAAATATAGAAACTGTTGTTTCTAACGATCATCCAGATGCATTAGTTCTTAAAGAAAGAGCTAATGTTTTTATGACAGATATCTTCAAACAAGGATATTTTGAAGTACAAGATGCATCTTCACAATTAGTAGCTTATTTTCTTGATGTTAAACCAGGAATGAGAGTTGTTGATACATGTGCTGGTGCTGGTGGAAAAACACTTCATATGGCTTCTTTAATGGAAAACAAAGGACAACTAATTGCAATGGATATTTATGAGAGTAAATTGAAGCAATTAAAATTAAGAGCTAAACGTAATGGAGTACACAATGTTGAATTTAGAGTTATCGATTCTACAAAAGTGATTAAAAAATTACATGAAAAAGCAGATAGAGTTCTGATTGATGCTCCTTGTAGCGGATTAGGTGTAATGAAACGTAATCCAGATAGTAAATGGAAATTACAACCAGAATTTATCGATAATATTAAAAAAGTACAAGCCGAAGTTTTACAAAGCTACTCTAGAATTGTAAAACCAGGTGGAAAAATGGTTTATGCTACTTGTTCTGTATTGCCTTCTGAAAATGAAGAGCAAGTGAAACACTTTTTAAGCACAGAAGCTGGAAAAAATTTCAACTTTGTCAAAGAAAGAAAAGTATTAGCACATCAAAGTGGATTTGATGGCTTTTATATGGCATTATTAGAAAGAAAAGGTTAA
- a CDS encoding Crp/Fnr family transcriptional regulator, protein MSKCEQCIVRQFSSIKALTKDELIKVANCKTAYTIKKGQSLFEEGENLNGIYCIKDGVCKLSKLSSNGKDQIIKLVKPGELLGQRSMISEESANLSAVALEDMEVCFIPKAEILQFFTQNNDFSMDVMRTICGDLKEADDHMVNMAQKTVKQRLAETLLYLEDTFGSNEDGTIRLLLSREELAGMIGTATESCIRLLSEFNKKGYIDIVGKKILLKDKTTLKKIT, encoded by the coding sequence ATGAGCAAATGTGAGCAATGTATTGTGAGACAATTCAGTTCTATAAAAGCACTAACAAAAGACGAACTTATTAAAGTTGCCAATTGTAAAACAGCTTATACTATAAAAAAAGGACAATCTCTTTTTGAAGAAGGTGAAAATCTCAATGGAATATATTGCATTAAAGATGGTGTTTGTAAATTATCTAAATTGAGTTCAAATGGTAAAGATCAAATTATTAAACTAGTTAAGCCTGGAGAACTTTTAGGACAACGCTCTATGATTAGTGAAGAATCTGCAAATCTATCTGCTGTTGCTCTTGAAGACATGGAAGTTTGTTTTATCCCTAAAGCTGAAATTTTACAGTTTTTTACTCAAAATAATGATTTTTCTATGGATGTAATGCGAACCATTTGTGGAGATTTAAAAGAAGCTGATGACCATATGGTTAATATGGCTCAAAAAACAGTAAAACAAAGGTTAGCAGAAACATTGTTATATCTTGAAGATACTTTTGGTAGTAATGAAGATGGAACGATTCGTCTTTTATTATCTAGAGAAGAATTAGCTGGAATGATTGGAACTGCCACAGAAAGCTGCATTCGTTTATTATCTGAATTTAACAAAAAAGGATATATTGATATTGTTGGTAAAAAAATACTTTTAAAAGATAAAACTACTCTTAAAAAAATTACCTAA